CAGGAAGATGTGGCGCGGCTCCATGACGTTGAAGGCGGTTTGCAGGCGTTCATACCTGCCGCACATGCCGCCAACCGTTTCAATTACTTTCAGCAGGTCCTTCATGGGCACGGTCTGCCCGCGGTCCAGCATGGACTGGAGGGAGGAGCCCCCCAGTTGTTCACTGGTGACGAACCAGTACCCCTGCGCCTGGGACGCCTCGTAAACAGTGCCCAGCACCGGGGCGGTGAGAGCCGCTCGCGTGCGGGCTTTCATCAGGAAGTCCTCCACGCTCACGCCCTCCGCATTGTCCGGGTCCAGCAGTTCCAGGAACACGGAACGGTCCATGCCCTGCTGGATGGCCTGGTAAAGAATCCCTCCCCGCGTGCGGCCGATGAACGCCACCAGCGTGTAGTCGCCAAAGTTGTGGGGAAGGTCGAACATGGGCAAGTCAGGCATCAGGGAGGCAGAAGGGAGTCATAGGAGTCGGAAACCGGAGCCGCCTCCACCGGGGGCAGCAGGCCGCCGTCGTAAATTTCAGGCATGCCGGAAGGGGAACTCTGGTTCATCTGTTCCAGCAAGAATAGCACGGGGGGGGAGGCATGGCAATCCATCGGTTCACCCTTATAGTATAATTTGGCGGTATATCCGTAATACTTGAGGCTTCCGTAGGCGATCGTCTCTTCCTCCGTCAGGGGGGGCATGTAGTAGGTCACTTCCATGATTTCCTCCCCGTCCGCCCAGTCCGCCGGTTCCGTAACGCACCGTGAGGAGGGTTCCGGAGCGTGCGTCTTTTCCACCTTTTTTCCGTTGACCTTGTCAAAGAACTGGACAATGACGCGCAGGTCCTCCGGCCTGACGTTCAACCCATCCTTCATCAGAATGGGAACGATCAGCTTGACGCGCTCCCCGGCGGGGCATTCCGGATCCCGGTATTCCAGAATGGTGCCGAAGGACATATCCCCCCGCAGGTCCGCCGGGCTGGAAAAACCGGCCTGGAGGTGCTTCGCCGCGCGCGCAAAGTATTTCCCCGCCTTTTCCCGCTGGGTGTATACCTTCAGGAAAAACTCCCGGGATTTATCCGCATTCCTCAGCCATTCATACGTGAGGCCGTAATAGTAAAGCACCACCGGGTTGTCCGGCTCCAGCCTCATGGCCTGCTCCAGCTTCACCACCGCCACTTTAAGGTCTCCGTCAATCTGGGCATACCGCGCCGCCTTGACAAGTTCCGCCACTTCCTCCGTCATGGGCGGCATGGCTTCAGCCGGGTCCTCCGGCGCCCGGGGAGCCTGGGCGGAAACATCTTCCCCCCCCGGCACGGCAGCCGCCACGGCGGCGGGGGCCGGATCGTCGGCCGGGTCGGACAGGTCAGCGTCCCGCAGCATTTCCTCCACGGAACGGGGTTTTTCAGAGGACGTTCCCGGTACGGGGGGTGCCTCCGCAGGTTCCTCGTCTTCAATAGCGGCAGACGGGGCCTGCGGGTCGGCTTCCGCCGCCACGGCCACGGGAATTTCCACCATTTTTTCCACCACCACGGTACGGGCGGACAGGCTGAAGGAGACGCCCACCATCAGGAGCAGGATGAAGGCCAGCGCGCCCAGCGTCCAGCAGGCGATGCCAAACGCACGGTCACGGGCGTTTTTTTCCGGTAGGGGGGACTCGCTCATATGCCATGCTCCGCATGTTCCCCGCCATCCTTCCGGGCAGACGGGGCGTCCGCATCCGGAGCTTCTTCATAATCAACTACCTCTCCCCGGTAAAGGGACAGGAGGGCCTTCATGAAATCCTCCGCGTTGTTGGGGGAGTCCTCCTTGCGGAAGCCCCCGTAGGTCAGCCCGTCCAGCCTGATGCGGTTTCCCCCGCATTCCGGTTTCAACGTCGCAAGGGCCAGCCCCTTCTGCTTCCACCGGCGCAAATCAAGGCGGGCAATGTCCTCCACGCGGAAGGTTTTGCCGGCAGCCGTCACCTGCCCTTCGCTGAGGGCCATTTTCCTGCCGCGCGTCCTGACCAGGAAGAACAGGGCCACCATGGCCAGCACCATGCAGACGCTTCCGGCCACCCATTGTTCAAAAATCTTGGAGGCGTCATACGGATGGTCCTCCGGCTTGATGGGGTAGCGCATTTCTCCGGAATAGGACTGCCATGCGGCGCTCCACCCCTTTCCGGGGGCGGACATCAGCCCGTAATCCGCCAGCACGGCGGGCCATGCCGTTCCGGTCCTGTCCACGCCGGAGGGTATCTTGTACCCCTCCGGGAATTCCACGGTGCGCGCCATGACGGTACGCTCCCATTCATCCCGGGACGCGCCGTTTCCGCTCACTTCACGGTCAAAGAGGGCGCCGGCATCCACAAACGCCTTGTGCATGAAGAATTCCAGGTTTTTTTGAGGATACCCGGTGGAAGCATCATAATAAAAGTACACTCCGAACCCCAGGAACATGAGAGCCATGAGAACCGCCCTGCCGGTGAACCACATGGTCGGCTTACATTCTACCGTGTCAGACTGCATGTTCCTTACATACCAACAATGCCATGCCCTTGACCATAAAAAAAGCGCACGTCACCCGCCTTTGCGGGAAAGAGGGGCGGATTCCTTCCCGGCGGCGGGTCCGGACATGCGGCGGCGGCGGATAAAACGCCCCTGCATTCCGTTCCGGGGATGTACCTGGAAAATCACTTTTTACCTTCTTCTTGGCTTGATTTATTTTGTGAAAGTTAAATAATAACACGCGCAGGGATTGCCTGATGGGCCATTTTGCCCGGAAACGCCGTAATCCGCTGCATTCCCGTATCCCGGCACGCATCATTTTACCGCATATGAGACCAAGCAATCCCCAATACCGCCGCATGGACGCCGATCCCGGTTTCAATCCCCAGGCAGACGACCAGGTGGATTCCGACATGGAACAGGCCCAGCTTAGGCTGGAACAACTGCGGAAGGAAAAGGAGGAGGTGGAGAGCTCCCGCCGCCGTCTGGAGGAAAGCCATCTGCGCAAGGCCCGCTTCATGGACCAGCAGAACGAACTGGGGGACCGCATGGTGAACGCCGCGGACCTCATTTCCAGAGAGGTGGAAAGCCTCCGGCAGGAGAGCAACGAGCTGGAACAGATTCACATGACCCTGACGCGCAGCCTGAAGATGCTCAGCACCGTGCGGCCGGATGAATGGCCCATTGAGAACACGGACAACCTGATCAGCCAGGGCCAGCAGGTCATTGACCGCTGTGAGGAGGAGTTTGCGGACGCCGTCCAGCAGTGCGCCCGCATGCAGCACACCAAGGTGCTTACGGGCGTGCGCCGTTCCAGCAAGGTGCGCATCAGCTCCCGTGAATTCATGACCCAGTTCCTCCAGGGCCTTTCCTTCCATCTTCCCCTGCTCCTGATTGCCCTCATTATCCTCTTCTTCATCTGGATTTTCAGCCCCTCCGCATCATGATTAAAAGAAAAGCCAAACGCCGTTCCTCAGAACTGGCAGAACTGGACCGCGCCTCACGGGAAATTGAGAACCGCATCCAGGAATTGGAAGCCTCTCTCAAACGCCCCGCGCAGCAGACCCGCATGCGCCTGGACCGCAATACCATGCCCCCGCCGGACCGCGTGCGGGAAGGCACCCAGAACCGCGCCCTGCGCGCCGTGGTGGCCCGCGACGGCCGCGCCACCAACATGAGGCGGGAGCTGCGTGAAAACTTCATGCTGCTGGGCCTGCTGGTCTGCGCCATCGCCGCCTCCTTCTGCTGGATTGTCCGCCTGCTGGAACAGCAGTAGTCCTTCCCCTTTTCCTTTCTCCCATATGACGCACGTTCCCATCATGAGCACGCCCCAAATTGACGTAGCCTACATTGCCAAACTGGCCCGCATTGACCTGACGGAGGAAGAGGCAGCCCTCTTCTCCAAAGACCTGGACAAAGTCCTGGCTTATATTACCAAGCTGGAATCCTACGACGTCACGGGCATCGCCCCCATGAACCATCCCCTGCCCACGATGGACGTGATGCGCAAGGACGTTCCGGAGCCCGGCCTCTCCCAGGAGGAAGCCCTTTCCAACGCCCCCCAGCAGTCCCAGGGGCAGTTCCGCACGCCCAAGGTAGTGGAATCCGCCTGACCTCCTCCCCGTCTTTCCCTCTTCACGCTTCAACCGTTCTTACCCCTTCCTTTTTCATGTCAAGCATTCAAGGCACCCTGGCCCAGTGGCGCGACCGCCTGCGCCGCAAGGAACTTTCCCCCGCCGAACTGGTCAACCTGACCGCGGACGCCATGGAGGCGGACCGGACCACCAACGCCTACATCTCCTTTGACCGCGAGTCCGCCCTCCGGGCCGCCGCCGCCGCGGATACCTCCAGCCCCCTGGCCGGCATCCCCATCGCCGTGAAGGACAACATCAACGTCCTGGGCCAGCCGACGCGCTGCGCCTCCCGCCTGCTGGCCCCCTATGCCTCTCCCTATGACGCCACCTCCATCCGCCTGCTGAAGGCGGCGGGCGGCATTCCCCTGGGCCGGACGAACATGGATGAATTCGCCATGGGCGCCAGCGGTGAAAACTCCGCTTACGGCGTCACGCGCAACCCGAACGCTCCGGACCACATCCCCGGCGGCTCCTCCAGCGGCTCCGCCGCCGCCGTAGCCTCCGCCACCGCCATCGCCGCGCTTGGCTCGGATACGGGCGGCTCCATCCGCCAGCCCGCCGGGCACTGCGGCATCGTGGGGCTCAAGCCCACCTACGGGCGCGTTTCCCGCTACGGCCTGGTGGCCTTCGCCTCCTCCCTGGACCAGATCGGCCCCATGACCCGGACGGTGGAAGACGCCGCCATCCTGCTCCAGGCCATCTCCGGGCATGACCCGAAGGACTCCACGTCCGCAGACCAGCCCGTGCCGGACTTTGAAGCCGCGCTGGGCCGTGACGTGAAGGGGCTGAAGGTGGGCATCCCTGCGGAATACTTCACCTCCGGCAACCATCCGGGCATTTCCGAGGCCGTGCAGAACACCGTGAAGCAACTGGAAAGCCTGGGCGCGGAACTGGTGGAGATCAGCCTTCCCCATGCGGACGCCGTGGTGGCCGCGTATTATATCATCGCCTGCGCGGAGGCCTCCTCCAACCTCTCCCGCTTTGACGGCGTGCGCTACGGCAAGCGGGCGGAAGACGCCAACGGCCTGGTGGAGCTCTTTTCCCGCACCCGTGAAGAGGGTTTCGGCCCGGAAGTGAAGCGCCGCATCATCCTGGGAACGTACGTGCTCAGCTCCGGCTACTATGACGCCTACTACTCCCGCGCGCAGAAAGTCCGCTCTCTGGTTGCCAAAGACTTTGCGGAAGCCTTCTCCAGGGCGGACATCATCGTGGGCCCCACCTCCCCCGCCCCCGCGCCCAAAATAGGGGATTCCGCCTTGGACCACCTCCAGACCTACCTGGCGGACATTTACACCATCCCCGCCAACCTGGCAGGGCTTCCCGCCATCTCCATCCCCTGCGGGGCGGTGAAGGAAGGGAACCTGGAACTTCCGGTCGGCTTCCAGATGATCGCTCCCCATTTCCGGGAAGACCTTCTGTTAAAAACCGGATTTGCCCTTGGGAAATAATCGGAATTTTTCAACGCCGGCGCACGGCAGACTGTCTCACCCGCTATCAACAATCATGGACACCCGAGAATTCAACGAAATTATCGCCGCGAACTCATCGTGGATTTCTGCTCTCAGAACGGAGGTTGGCAAGGTGGTCATCGGCCAGCAGGCGCTGGTGGACAGGTTGATCCTCAGCCTCCTATGCAAGGGGCACGTTCTTCTGGAAGGCGTGCCCGGCCTTGCCAAGACGCTCTCCGTTAAAGCCATGGCGGGCACGCTGCACGCGCAGTTCGCCCGCATCCAGTTCACGCCGGACCTTCTGCCGGCGGACCTGCTGGGCACCATGATCTATAATCCGGAGGAAAGGCAGTTCACGGCCAAGAAAGGCCCGATCTTCGCCAACCTTATCCTGGCGGACGAAATCAACCGCGCCCCGGCCAAAGTCCAGTCCGCCCTGCTGGAAGCCATGCAGGAACGCCAAGTGACGCTGGGTGAAACCACCTACCGCCTGCCGGACCCCTTCCTGGTGCTGGCTACGCAGAACCCCATTGACCAGGAAGGCACCTACCAGCTCCCGGAAGCCCAGCTTGACCGCTTCCTCTTCAAGGTGCTGGTCACCTACCCCACGCGGGAGGAGGAACTCCAGGTGCTGGACCTGATGGCAAGCTCCGCCAAGCCGCCGGAAACCTCCCCGGTCACCACGCCGGAACAGGTGGCGGCCTCCCGCGACCTGGTCAACCAGATTTACATTGACGACGCCGTGCGCGGCTACATCGTGGACCTGGTGCGGGCCACCCGCTTCCCGGAAACGGTGGACGTAAAGCTGCGCGGCCTTATCCGCGCGGGCGCGTCCCCCCGCGCCACCATCAACCTGGCCCTGGCCTCCCGCGCCAACGCCTTCATGCACCACCGCTCCTTCGTCACCCCGCAGGACATCAAGGACCTGGCCCATGACATCCTGCGCCACCGCATCCTGCTCTCTTATGAGGCGGAAGCGGAAAACATCACCACGGACGACGTCATTGACCACATCCTGACGAAGGTCCCCGTGCCGTGACGCCAGGAGGCGGTTCCCCCGTCCGCCTTATCCTTCAGGCCCTGCGGGGCGCCTCATGAAAACCTGATTGAACTCAAACAGGGAGGATTAATTCATGGATAAAGCCTCAGACATTCTCAAGCGCGTGCGCCGCATTGAACTACGCGCCAGGCATCTGGCCACGGAAAACTTTGCCGGGCAATACCAGTCCGGCTTCCGCGGCCAGGGGCTGGACTTTGACGACTTCCGGGAATACATGCCGGGGGACGACCCCCGCTTCATTGACTGGAAGGTGACGGCCAGGATGAACTCCCCCTTCGTGCGCCGCTTCCGGGAGGAACGGGAGCAGGCCGTCATTCTGGCGGTGGACGTCAGCGGCTCCATGCACTACGCCTCCTCCGCGGCCCGCGCCTCCAAGCTGGATTACGCGGCGGAAGTGGCGGCGGTGCTCGCCTTCAGCGCGGCCCAGAGCGGGGACAAGTGCGGCCTGCTCATTTACGGGAACAGCCATTCCCGGTACATCCCCCCGGCCAAGGGCATCAAGCAGACCCTGCGCATCGTGCGCGAAATCGTAGCCAGTAAAAACGACGGAACGGACCAAAGCATCTCGGACGTAGCGCGCCAGCTCGTCCTTTCCCAGAAAAAAGCGGCCATGGTGATCATGATCAGCGACTTCTGGAGCGAGCACAACAAGGCCGCCCTGGGCCAGCTCAACTTCAAGCATGACTTCATCCCCATCCGTGTGGCGGATCCCATGGAACTCCACCTTCCGGACGCCGGGCGCGTTATCCTGAAAGACCCGGAAACCGGCCGGAGCATGTTCCTGAACCTCTCCCGCCAGGACGTCCGGGAAGCCCACGCCAACGTCGTGCACCTGCACCGTGAAAAATGGACGCAGGATTTCCGCCGCCTGGGCATTGACTTCCTGGACCTTCAAACTACGGACAACTTCATGCCGCCCCTCCAGGCCCTCTTCTCCAGAAGGTCCCGCAAATTCTCACGCTAACCCCTTCCCCGCCAGCCATGCCAGCCCCCGCCACCTTCCAGACTCCCCCCACGGCCATTCCGGAGCCGCCGGCCTTCCCCACGCTGATGGAGACGCAATCCCCGGACGCCTACCTTCAAGCGGGCTTCTGGGATACGTGGGGCATCTGGATCATGCTCGCTGCCATCCTGCTGGCCGTCGCCATTGCCGTTATCGTACTCATCCGCAGGAAGGGGCAAACGCCCCCCGCTCCGCTCAGCCCGGCGGAAACCGCCATCCGGGACATCACGACGCTCCGGGAAACGCATCCCTCCCTCAGGCAGGCTGCCGTGGAATTCTCCCTTCTCCTCCGCAAATACCTGGTGGGGGAAACCAAAGACCCGGCGCTGTATGAAACCCAGCAGGAATTCAACCGCCGGGCGGACGCGCTCACCGCGCTCCCCTCCGAACTCCAGGGCCCCACACGCGACCTGCTGGACCGCATGGCCTCCCTGAAATATGAGCCGGACACCCCGGAAAACGACTCCCTGGTCAACGAACTGGCGGACGACACAGTCCAACTTATCAATGACATAGAAGACGATGCCCGCCGCACGAAAGAGGAAACGGACCTCGTCGTTAAAAAACCTTCCCCCCGCTCCAACCAACGCTAGCACACCATGACGGAACACTTCCAATTCGCACAACCTGAATGGCTCTACGTCCTTCCCTTCATCTTGTGCCTCATCATCCTCCGCCGCAGGCGGGGAGCGGAAGGCTCCATCACCTACCCCACCGTGCGCTTCATCGCCTCCCTGGCCCGCAATCCCCAATCCCTGGCCGGGAAAATAGGGGCCATTTGCTTCGTGCTCGCGGCGGCAGCCATCGCCATCGCGCTGGCGCGCCCCCAAAACGTGGAAGATAAAACCTTCCGCACCGTCAACGGCATTGACATCATGATCGCCTTTGACCTCTCCTACTCCATGGAGACGCCGGACATGGTCCTCAACCGCATGCCCATCAACCGCCTGGTGGCGGCCAAGCACGTCATCACCCAGTTCGTGGACAGCCGCCCGGACGACCGCATCGGCGTGGTGGGCTTTGCCGGAAAGACCAAATCCTTCTGCCCCCTCACGCTGGACCACGCCCTGGTAAACAGCATCATCCGTGACTTTCACCTGCGCATGATCCAGGCAGACGGAACGGCCATCGGCTCCGCCATCGCGGCGGCGGCCACTCGGCTGGACGACCGCAAGGACACCAAATCAAAAATCATCATCCTGGTAACGGACGGCGCCTCCAACTCCGGCCAGATATCCCCGCTGGTGGCGGCGGAAAACGCGGCCAAACTGGGCATCAAGATTTACACCATTGCCGTGGGCACGGAAGAAGGCACCCTGGCGAACGGAATGGTGGTGCAAAGCGAATTTGACGAACCCACCCTGCGGAAAATAGCCCAGATTACGGGCGGGGAACACTTCCGGGCCACGAACATGGCCTCCTTCAACAAGGCGTTCACCTCCATCGGCAAGCTGGAAAAAAGCGAGGCCAAGGTGCAGACCGTCCGCCACATTGAGGAATACTTCATGTACTTCCTTGTCACGGGCGCCGCGCTGACTCTTCTGGGCCTCTCCCTGCAAGTGCTCAAACCCGCCCCGGCCCCGTAACACCATCCCTTCCCCGCCATGACCTTCCTTTATCCCTACGTTCTGTACGCGCTCATCCTCCCGGCCCTGCTCGCGGCGGCGGCCTGGTGGCTGTGGCGCCGCCGTTCCAGAAAATGGGAAGTGCTCGTCTCACCGGAATACCGGCAGGAGCTGGTCCACGCTCCGGCCACCTGGCACCGGGTGCTCCCCGTCATCTTTGCCGTGCTGGCGTCCATCTTCGCCATCCTCTCCGTAGCCCGCCCGGTGGACGGCTATACGGAGGTAAGGGAAATCCCCAAATCCCGCAACATCCTCATCGCCATTGACTGCTCCCGCTCCATGCTCAGCAAGGACGCCTCCCCCACGCGCCTGGGAAGAGCTAAAACCGCCGCCTACGACCTGCTGGACGCCCTGCCGGGGGACAACTTCGGCATCATCATCTTCTCCGGGGATGCCGTCCTGCTCATGCCCCTCACCCATGACCACAATGCGCTGAAGGAAACTATTGAACAGCTTCAATTCGGCTGGGTATCCCAGGGGGGAACCAACCTGGAAAACGTCGTGCGGCTGGCCCTCCAGACTTTCAAGCGGGACAAGGAGGCGGACGCCAGAAACGCCCTGGTCATCCTGAGCGACGGGGAAGACACCGTCAACATCACCTACAAGACGGCGGAAGCCGCCCGGCAGCATGAACTCATCATCGTCACGGCGGGCATCGGCACCACCATCGGCACCACCATTCCGGATGAACAATCCCCCTCCGGCCTGTACCGGGACCGCCGCGGCCAACATGTCGTTTCCAAGCTCAACCCGGAAAGCCTGCAATACCTGGCCCGGCAGACGGACGGCCAGTATGTGCAGCTCTCTGACGGAGCCGCGCTCAACCGCTTTGTCAAGGACATTGCGGACCGCCTGGATGTCACGGAAGGAAAGGAGGAAGTGCGCCGCGTGCCGAACGACCGCTACGTCATCTTTGCCGTTCCGGCCCTGATCTGCCTGATCCTCACCCTTCTTGCCGGCACCCGCTGGCGCTCCTTCCGCCGTTCCGGACGCCGCGGCATGGCCGCCCTGGGAGCCATGCTCCTGCTTTCCGCCGGACTGCTGGGCACGGAGGCGCGAGCGGACACGGGCGCCCTGGACAATGTCACGGACCTGCTCCGCACGGGAAAAACGGAGGAGGCCGTCAAGTCCATTGACGAGATGCTTTCCGCGCCGGACCTGGCGCAAGAAACGCGCCAGGCGCTGGAATTCGCCAAAGGCTGGCTGGAACAGAAGGAAGGCAACGCCAAGGAAGCCGCGGAAGCCTTCTCCCGGGCGCTCCTTTCTCCCAAAGCCAGCCTTCAGGCGGACTCCCACTTCAACCTTGGCAACCTGGAAGCCGCCCAGGCACGAAAAACCATGACCTTCTCCAAGCCGGACGAGGAACAGCCTCAGGCCCGGCCCTCCTCCATTGATGACCAGATCAAGGAAATAGATGCCCGGCTGGCAAAAATTCCCGTGGCAAAAGAACACGTCAAGGAGGCCGTCAAGCGCTTTGACGATGCCATTAATGCCTACCGTTCCCATGAAGGAGCCGCTGCCAACAGGGAAGACATGCTCCGTTACGACAAGGAGCTGGACGAATACCGCAAACAGCTTGAGGAACTAAAGAAGAAATTGGAAGAGGAAAAGAAAAAACAACAAGATCAGCAGAACAAGGATCAGCAGAACAAGGATCAGCAGAACAAGGATCAGCAGAACAAGGATCAGCAGAACAAGGATCAGCAGAACAAGGATCAGCAGAACAAGGATCAGCAGAACAAGGATCAGCAGAACAAGGATCAGCAGAACAAGGATCAGCAGAACAAGGATCAGCAGAACAAGGATCAGCAAAACAAGGACCAGCAGGACAAGGACCAGCAGGACAAGGACCAGCAGAACAAGGACCAGCAGGACAAAGATCAGCAAAACAAGGACCAGCAAAACAAGGACCAGCAGGACAAGGACCAGCAGGACAAGGACCAGCAGGACAAGGACCAGCAAAACAAGGATCAGCAAAACAAGGAGCAGCAAAACAAGGATAACGCCCAGGACCGGGAAAACCGGAATGAGATGAAAAACGCCCAGCTCCCTTCCTCTCCGGAAAAAGACAAGCTGCCGGAAACGCCGGGAGCGGAGCAACCGCAGCCCCAGCCGCGCCCGGAAGGTGACAAGCCCGTACCGGTAGCCACGCAAAAGGAAAGCAAGGAGGAAAAGGAACGCCGTGAAGCCAGAGCCATCCTGATGGAACGCAGGGATATTGAGCCAGGGTGCCCCGTTCCCCAGCGCTCCCCGGAAATTCCCCCGGACAAGGACTATTAACCTTCACCCTCTTCATTATTAACCCCTTCAAATCACACCGCAACATCATGAAAAAATTGTTCGCCATTCTTTCACTCTTCTTCTGCATGGCCATCACGGCCATGGCGCAGCAGGTGGTCACCACCTGGCTGTCTGACGCCGTGGTGCCGGGAGAACAGACCCGCCTGTTCATCATCCTGACGGACGGCAGCATCGCCCGCCAGGACCCGCTCCCCAGGGTGAAAGGCGCCAGCCTGCGCTGGGTCAGCCAGGGCAACTACATCCGCTGGCCCGGGTCCCCCAACCAGTCCGCCTTCCTGATGGCCATTGAAGTCACGCCGGATGAAGTGGGCACCGTGGAAATCCCCTCCCTCACCCTCCAGGCCAACAACGGGCGCACCTACACCACGCTTCCCCAGACGCTGACCGTTTACCCGTACAGCGCCATCAAGTGGAACACGCTGAACATGAACGGAACCACCGTGCCGTACGGCATGCTGTGGCATGTGGACAACCAGAGGCCCTACGTGCACCAGCCGGACCGCTGCGAACTGAAGATATACGCTCCGGAATACATCCTGGAATACACGGCCCCCACCATCACCACCTCCAACCTGGCCACCTGGCGCTTTGAACCCACGCTGGTGGAACTGCTCCGCGGACAGCCCCGCGGTTCCGTGCTCTATAAAGGCGTAAACTGGAACGTCATGACCTTCCA
This DNA window, taken from Akkermansia muciniphila, encodes the following:
- the gatC gene encoding Asp-tRNA(Asn)/Glu-tRNA(Gln) amidotransferase subunit GatC; protein product: MSTPQIDVAYIAKLARIDLTEEEAALFSKDLDKVLAYITKLESYDVTGIAPMNHPLPTMDVMRKDVPEPGLSQEEALSNAPQQSQGQFRTPKVVESA
- the gatA gene encoding Asp-tRNA(Asn)/Glu-tRNA(Gln) amidotransferase subunit GatA, which codes for MSSIQGTLAQWRDRLRRKELSPAELVNLTADAMEADRTTNAYISFDRESALRAAAAADTSSPLAGIPIAVKDNINVLGQPTRCASRLLAPYASPYDATSIRLLKAAGGIPLGRTNMDEFAMGASGENSAYGVTRNPNAPDHIPGGSSSGSAAAVASATAIAALGSDTGGSIRQPAGHCGIVGLKPTYGRVSRYGLVAFASSLDQIGPMTRTVEDAAILLQAISGHDPKDSTSADQPVPDFEAALGRDVKGLKVGIPAEYFTSGNHPGISEAVQNTVKQLESLGAELVEISLPHADAVVAAYYIIACAEASSNLSRFDGVRYGKRAEDANGLVELFSRTREEGFGPEVKRRIILGTYVLSSGYYDAYYSRAQKVRSLVAKDFAEAFSRADIIVGPTSPAPAPKIGDSALDHLQTYLADIYTIPANLAGLPAISIPCGAVKEGNLELPVGFQMIAPHFREDLLLKTGFALGK
- a CDS encoding MoxR family ATPase encodes the protein MDTREFNEIIAANSSWISALRTEVGKVVIGQQALVDRLILSLLCKGHVLLEGVPGLAKTLSVKAMAGTLHAQFARIQFTPDLLPADLLGTMIYNPEERQFTAKKGPIFANLILADEINRAPAKVQSALLEAMQERQVTLGETTYRLPDPFLVLATQNPIDQEGTYQLPEAQLDRFLFKVLVTYPTREEELQVLDLMASSAKPPETSPVTTPEQVAASRDLVNQIYIDDAVRGYIVDLVRATRFPETVDVKLRGLIRAGASPRATINLALASRANAFMHHRSFVTPQDIKDLAHDILRHRILLSYEAEAENITTDDVIDHILTKVPVP
- a CDS encoding DUF58 domain-containing protein; this translates as MDKASDILKRVRRIELRARHLATENFAGQYQSGFRGQGLDFDDFREYMPGDDPRFIDWKVTARMNSPFVRRFREEREQAVILAVDVSGSMHYASSAARASKLDYAAEVAAVLAFSAAQSGDKCGLLIYGNSHSRYIPPAKGIKQTLRIVREIVASKNDGTDQSISDVARQLVLSQKKAAMVIMISDFWSEHNKAALGQLNFKHDFIPIRVADPMELHLPDAGRVILKDPETGRSMFLNLSRQDVREAHANVVHLHREKWTQDFRRLGIDFLDLQTTDNFMPPLQALFSRRSRKFSR
- a CDS encoding DUF4381 family protein — encoded protein: MPAPATFQTPPTAIPEPPAFPTLMETQSPDAYLQAGFWDTWGIWIMLAAILLAVAIAVIVLIRRKGQTPPAPLSPAETAIRDITTLRETHPSLRQAAVEFSLLLRKYLVGETKDPALYETQQEFNRRADALTALPSELQGPTRDLLDRMASLKYEPDTPENDSLVNELADDTVQLINDIEDDARRTKEETDLVVKKPSPRSNQR
- a CDS encoding VWA domain-containing protein, encoding MTEHFQFAQPEWLYVLPFILCLIILRRRRGAEGSITYPTVRFIASLARNPQSLAGKIGAICFVLAAAAIAIALARPQNVEDKTFRTVNGIDIMIAFDLSYSMETPDMVLNRMPINRLVAAKHVITQFVDSRPDDRIGVVGFAGKTKSFCPLTLDHALVNSIIRDFHLRMIQADGTAIGSAIAAAATRLDDRKDTKSKIIILVTDGASNSGQISPLVAAENAAKLGIKIYTIAVGTEEGTLANGMVVQSEFDEPTLRKIAQITGGEHFRATNMASFNKAFTSIGKLEKSEAKVQTVRHIEEYFMYFLVTGAALTLLGLSLQVLKPAPAP
- a CDS encoding VWA domain-containing protein, with the protein product MTFLYPYVLYALILPALLAAAAWWLWRRRSRKWEVLVSPEYRQELVHAPATWHRVLPVIFAVLASIFAILSVARPVDGYTEVREIPKSRNILIAIDCSRSMLSKDASPTRLGRAKTAAYDLLDALPGDNFGIIIFSGDAVLLMPLTHDHNALKETIEQLQFGWVSQGGTNLENVVRLALQTFKRDKEADARNALVILSDGEDTVNITYKTAEAARQHELIIVTAGIGTTIGTTIPDEQSPSGLYRDRRGQHVVSKLNPESLQYLARQTDGQYVQLSDGAALNRFVKDIADRLDVTEGKEEVRRVPNDRYVIFAVPALICLILTLLAGTRWRSFRRSGRRGMAALGAMLLLSAGLLGTEARADTGALDNVTDLLRTGKTEEAVKSIDEMLSAPDLAQETRQALEFAKGWLEQKEGNAKEAAEAFSRALLSPKASLQADSHFNLGNLEAAQARKTMTFSKPDEEQPQARPSSIDDQIKEIDARLAKIPVAKEHVKEAVKRFDDAINAYRSHEGAAANREDMLRYDKELDEYRKQLEELKKKLEEEKKKQQDQQNKDQQNKDQQNKDQQNKDQQNKDQQNKDQQNKDQQNKDQQNKDQQNKDQQNKDQQNKDQQNKDQQDKDQQDKDQQNKDQQDKDQQNKDQQNKDQQDKDQQDKDQQDKDQQNKDQQNKEQQNKDNAQDRENRNEMKNAQLPSSPEKDKLPETPGAEQPQPQPRPEGDKPVPVATQKESKEEKERREARAILMERRDIEPGCPVPQRSPEIPPDKDY